TACGCCATCGAGCCCGACGCCAGGGTGGCGGCGACGCGGGTGAACAGGCCGGTGAGGACCAGTGCGCCGCAGATGAGCTGGATGAGCGCGGCCCACCAGGTGGGCCAGACCGCGACCGCGACGGCGTGACCGGAGCCGCGGTGGCCCCCGAACACGCCGAAGATCGACGCCGCGCCGTGCAACGTGAAGAGGAATCCAATGACCATGCGGAACAACGCGTAGATCGGTTCGCCGAGTCGATCGAGCTTGGGCATGGCAAACAACCTTTCTCCACCCCTGATTTTTCGGGGGAGTCGTGGAGAGATGCCGGTCACACCGGGACGTCGAGCGTTTCCCTTGCCATGGCGGGACCCGTCCCGTGCACCGGGCACTCACTGGTCAGCGGCATCACGTGTGGTGATCCGGGCTCGCGCCGTCGAGTTGCCCGGGTGATGCCGAAGAGCTAGCACTGTGCGGTCGACCGTGGTGCACCCACAGCGTGGAGCGGGCTGCCACATAGTGTCAATCAGGACTGGATCCATTACACCGTGATATATAGGTGAACCCGATTGACCTGGTGGTATACCGCTGTCGACCCTGAAACTACCCCAGTTGAAATTTCATCGACCCCAGTTTCTGGGTGCCGCGCGCGCACCGTTCCAACGGCCCGCGACCGGTCCTTGACCAGCCCGCGCGCGGGTCGCGAGGGTGGCGTCCACTGAGGTGGTGCAGGAGTTTCCGCTCCTGACCGAGGTGGAGTCGGGGAATGACGACGGCCGCCGCGTGGCCCTCCCGGGTACCGGACCAAGACCGAAGGAGAAAGGCGGGGGCCCTGAACGACGGTGTGAACCCGACAAGCCGGCCAAGCAGATCGAGACTCAGGATCCGGATCTGGTGCGGTCTGTGGTGAAACCACGGCCGAAGCGTTGATGCCGGCGACAACCGGTCGCGCCACCATGTCCGCCACCCCGGTCGGACACCGAGGTCGCGCCGCCGCACATGCGGCGCCGGACGTGTCGCGACACCAAGTCACGCGGCCACCCCGTGTCGACCCGGACGTTCGCGGCACACATGTCATGCGGCCACCCATCTCGTGCCGGACGTGTCACGGCACACAGATCACGCCGCCACCCATCTCGTGCCGGACGTGTAACGGCACACAGGTCACGCCGCCACCCATCTCGTGCCGGACGTGTCACGGCACACAGATCACGCCGCCACCCATGTCGTGCCGGACGTGTCGCGGCACACCTGTCGCGGCGCCGTCCCTGGTGCGCCGCGCATGTCCGCCTCCTATGCGGAAAGCCGGTGACCCGGGGCATGGCCAGGTCACCGGCTTCGGTGGCGCGGATCCCCGCTCTACTCCAGGTAGTCCCTGAGCATCTGCGCGCGGGTGGGGTGGCGCAGCTTGGCGAGGGTCTTGGACTCGATCTGGCGGATGCGCTCGCGCGTCACGCCGAACTCGCGGCCGACCTCCTCGAGGGTCCTCGGGTGGCCGTCGGACAGGCCGAAGCGGAGCTGGATGATGCGTTGCTCGCGGTCGGACAAGGTGGCGAGAATGTCGTCGAGCTGGTCCTGGAGCATGATGAAGGCGGCCGCCTCCATCGGCACCACGGCGTCGGCGTCCTCGATGAAGTCGCCGAGGTCGGAGTCCTCCTCGCCGATGGGTGACTGCAGCGACACCGGCTCCTGCGCGATGCGCTGGATCTCCACCACG
The window above is part of the Sphaerisporangium rubeum genome. Proteins encoded here:
- a CDS encoding DoxX family protein yields the protein MPKLDRLGEPIYALFRMVIGFLFTLHGAASIFGVFGGHRGSGHAVAVAVWPTWWAALIQLICGALVLTGLFTRVAATLASGSMAYAYFVVHQPQQLLPLQNGGEAAAMFAWAFLLIVAAGPGIWSLDSLLGRSPARASTAGAKPAFGLARFARTQSSGS